A single Candidatus Aegiribacteria sp. DNA region contains:
- the rpsL gene encoding 30S ribosomal protein S12, giving the protein MPTINQLVRKGRKKKVSKTKAPALTGCPQKRGICTRVYTSTPKKPNSALRKVARVRLRNGFEVTAYIPGIDHNLNEHSVVLIRGGRVKDLPGVRYHIIRGVEDTSGVEGRMQGRSKYGTRKTR; this is encoded by the coding sequence GTGCCCACAATTAATCAGCTTGTGCGAAAAGGGCGCAAGAAAAAGGTGTCCAAGACCAAGGCGCCTGCATTAACCGGATGCCCCCAGAAAAGGGGTATCTGTACCAGGGTATACACCTCAACACCAAAGAAACCGAATTCTGCTCTGCGGAAGGTTGCCAGAGTACGTCTGCGGAACGGTTTTGAAGTAACTGCCTACATACCCGGCATAGATCACAATCTTAATGAACACTCTGTTGTACTTATTAGAGGCGGCAGAGTCAAGGATCTTCCCGGAGTAAGATACCATATTATCCGGGGTGTTGAAGATACTTCAGGTGTTGAAGGAAGAATGCAGGGTCGCTCCAAGTATGGCACCAGGAAAACAAGGTAA